The segment CTGACGGCCCAGCAGATCGAAGATGCGCAGGACACGCCGCGCAAGGACGCCTTCCACGCGGAAACCGGCATTCCCGCCGAAGATCGTTCCGCCCTCGCCGATTACAAAGGCAGCGGCTACGACCGTGGCCACATGACGCCGAGCGGCGACGAGCCCAATGCCACGGCGCAGCGCGACAGTTTCTCGCTCGCGAACATGGTCCCGCAGAACCACACCCTGAATACGGGCAAGTGGGAGCGCATCGAAACCAGCCTGCGCACCATGGTGCTGGACGATGGCGAGATCTTCGTCGTCACCAGCCCGGGGTTTGACGGGCCGACGCCGGACACCATCGGCGCGAATGCGGTGATCGTGCCGAACTACACCTGGAAGGCGATTTACGATCCGGCCGAGGGTGGCGCGGCGGCGTGGCGTTGCACGAACGTGGATGCGCCGGTGTGCACGGTGGTGTCGATTGATGCGATTACGGATGAGACGGGGGTGGATCCGTTTCCTGGGTTGAGTGCGAGCATCAAGGCCAATCCGATGTCGTTGCCTTTGCCGAATTGAGGCGAAAGATGTCGCTCACAGG is part of the Luteibacter pinisoli genome and harbors:
- a CDS encoding DNA/RNA non-specific endonuclease yields the protein MFKRHARAFCAVAVFVLAGAAHASESSCPQLFQGSEAPDLVDSSLAERTTTLCFNAYSLIASGVTKGPLWSAEHLTAQQIEDAQDTPRKDAFHAETGIPAEDRSALADYKGSGYDRGHMTPSGDEPNATAQRDSFSLANMVPQNHTLNTGKWERIETSLRTMVLDDGEIFVVTSPGFDGPTPDTIGANAVIVPNYTWKAIYDPAEGGAAAWRCTNVDAPVCTVVSIDAITDETGVDPFPGLSASIKANPMSLPLPN